The following are encoded together in the Thunnus maccoyii chromosome 18, fThuMac1.1, whole genome shotgun sequence genome:
- the psmg3 gene encoding proteasome assembly chaperone 3, translated as MSSAEPIIRSRQTEKEVNGISTQVVCTEFSNYIFVVITQYGKIGTLISVTPDSRSNDISTPTFSTKVLLGKEEPLTHVCAKHLATFVSQEASNRPVLLGLALKDSSVDAIKQMKEIIKSCQVW; from the exons atgtcttcagCTGAGCCCATCATCCGAtcgagacagacagagaaagaagtcAATGGAATCTCAACACAAGTCGTCTGTACAGAGTTCAGTAATTACATATTCGTAGTTATCACTCAGTACGGCAAAATCGGAACTCTGATATCTGTCACACCTGACTCCAGGTCTAATGATATCAGCACCCCGACGTTCTCCACAAAAGTGCTGCTGGGAAAAGAAGAG CCCCTGACACATGTCTGTGCCAAACACCTGGCAACGTTTGTGTCGCAAGAAGCCAGCAACAGGCCTGTCCTGCTGGGACTGGCACTCAAGGATTCTTCTGTAgatgcaataaaacaaatgaaagagatcATAAAAAGTTGTCAAGTCTGGTAG